The following nucleotide sequence is from Micromonospora sp. WMMD1120.
AACTACCGCCATCCTGACCTGACTCGCCAGTTCTTCCCGTGACTGGTGGGAAAACCGGTAATCTCCGATCGTCATGGTTCCGTCGGGATGAATGGCTGAGGATGTGACTCGGGTGCGGCACAGCGGTCCGTCGACGGCCCGTCGAGCGACCGGCCGGGCGCTGCTCGGTGTGGCCGCGGCGCTCGCCGTCGTGACCCCCACCGCCGCAGCCGCGCCCACCGCCGCGCCCACCGGCGGTGGTCAGCTCGCCGGCATGCCGATGGCGTTCGCGCCCGGTGACGCCGTCGCCCGCACCGACCAGGTCCGCGACGAGCAGTGGCAACTCGACGAGCTGCGGGCCGAGACGGCCTGGCGCACCTCGACCGGCCGGGGGGTGACCGTCGCCGTGGTGGACTCCGGGGTGGACGGCACGCATCCCGACCTGGTCGGGCAGGTGCTGCCCGGCCGGGACCTGGTCGGCCCCGAGGGCGGGCCGGGCCCGGACCCGGTGGGCCACGGCACCACTGTCGCCGGCCTGATCGCCGGCCGCAACGACGACAAGCGCGGCGTCGTCGGCCTGGCGCCGGACGCCCGGATCCTGCCGGTCCGGGTGCTCGACAAGGACAACCGCTACGACGACGCGCTGATCGTCGCCCAGGGGGTTCGTTGGGCCGTCGACAACGGCGCTCGCGTGATCAACCTGTCGCTGGGCGGCAGCGGCGACAGCCCGGCCCTGGCGGCGGCTCTCGACTACGCGTTCGTCCGGGACGTGGTGGTGATCGCGTGCACCGGCAACCTGGCCACCTCCAGCAGCACCCAGGTGTGGTACCCGGCCCGCGAGCCGGGTGTCATCGCGGTCGCCGGCCTCGAACGCAGCAGCGACAACCTCTGGTCCGGGTCGATCACCGGCCGGGCGACGGTGCTCACCGCTCCGGCCAGCGGACTGGTGGGGGCCAAGCCGCCCGGTGGGTACTGGCGCGTCCAGGGCACCAGTTTCGCCGCACCGCTGGTGACGGCCACCGCCGCGCTGGTCCGGTCCCGCTACCCGCAGATGCCTGCCGGCGAGGTGGTCAACCGGTTGCTGGCCACCGCCCGGGACATCGGCCCGACCGGGCGCGACGACCGTTTCGGGTACGGCGTGGTCGACCCGGTGGCCGCGCTCACCGCTGACGTGCCGCCGGTGACCGTCAACCCGTTGGACGACCAGACCTCGCCCGGGGTCACCGGGTTCGGTCCGGCGCCCGGCACCGCCGACGACAACCCGGTGGCCGGAGCCGGTAGCGACCCGCTCGGTCTCTCCGCGCCCCACCAGCAGAGCCAGTGGACGGCTCGGGCGGCCGGCGGTCAGGACCCGTCCGCGCCGAAGCAGCTCTGGACCGCCGTCGTGCTCCTCGTCGGCCTGCTCGGCGGCGCCGCCCTCCTGGCCCGTCGTCTGCGACGCCGGATTCGTTGACCGGGTGTCCCCGGAAGGTCTGATCGGCGTCCGGGTCGGGTAGAACCGACAGATGCGTACGCGTCGTCCGCTCTCTCCCGCCCCCGCCGGCCGGCCGTCCTGGCGGCGCCGCCGGCTCGACCCGGACCACGCGCTGGGGCTGCGGCTGACAGTGGCCGCGGCGGCGGCGTTCCTGATTCTGGTGCCCTTCGCGCTGCTCACGTTGCTGGTGCTCGGCGCGTGGGCGCCGCTGCGCCGGCTGGACAACGCGGTCACCGACGCGCTGCACAGCTATGCGCAGGACCATCCGGCCTGGGTGGTGCTGATGCGGATCTGGACCGAGGTGTTCGCGCCGATGCCGCTGCGGGCCGTCGCGGTGCTGCTGGTGGTCTGGCTGGTGCGTCGGGGCGCCCGCCGACTGGCTCTCTGGGCGGCCACCACCATGATCGTTGGCGGGCTCATCGGGCCGCTGCTCAAGCTGCTCGTCGGCCGGGACCGGCCGGAGTTGCTGGACCCGGTGGCACGGGCCGCCGGTTACTCGTTCCCCTCCGGGCACGCGCTCAACGCCACACTGGCCGCCGGGGTGCTGCTGCTGGTGCTCCTCCCGTACGCCGGGCGGGGGCTGGGGCGGGCGGCGCTCTGGGTCGGCGCAGTGCTGCTCACCGTCGTGACCGGACTCAGCCGGGTGGCGCTCGGCGTGCACTTCACCAGCGACGTGCTGGGCGGCTGGCTGCTCGGGGTGGCGGTGGTCGCGGCGACCACCGCCGCGTTCACCAGTTGGCGGGCGCACACCGGCCGCCGGCCGGTCCGGCCGACCCGCGACGGCCTCGCCCCCGAGGTCGAACGGCAGCCGGGGGCGGCCTGAGGCGTGCCGGCGACGCCGGTTGGGTACTGGCGCACGCATGTCCGACACCATGGTCCAGATCGTCCGGCGCGTGCTGCTGCCGGTGTCAGTGCTGTTCGGCGTCATGGTGCTGCTCGGGGTGCTGGTGACCCGGGTGTTCGCCCGGACCTGGCCGTTCACGGTGGAGGACGCGGTCAACCGGGAGTTGGCCGCCGACCGCACCGGCGAGTGGAACAACGTCTCGCTGGTGTTCAGCACGCTGGCCAGCACCCAGATGATCGTGGTCGTCACCGTGCTGGTGGCGTTGGCGCTACGACTCTGGCTCAAGCGCTGGCGGGAGCCGCTGTTCCTGTGCGCCGCGGTGACCGCCCAGGCGCTGGTGTTCCTGCTGACCACGATCGCGATCGACAGGCGACGGCCGGCGGTGGAGCACATGGACGTCTCGCCGCCCACGTCGAGCTTCCCGTCCGGGCACACCTCGGCGGCCGTCGCGCTCTACGTCGGGATCGCCGTGCTGATGGCGCTGCGGGCGCGCAGCACCGGCGCGAAGGTCGCCTGGTGGGCGCTGCTGCTGGTGCCGCTGGGGGTGGCGCTGACCCGCATGTACCGGGGGATGCACCACCCGAGCGACGTGGTGGCCTCGTTCCTCAACGGCGGCACCTGCGTCGCGATCATGGCTCGCGCCGTGCTGGACCGAAGCGTGCGGTGGGGCCGGGCGAAGCTGCCGAGCGTCCGGCGGCCCGCCATGCCGAGCCCGAGCTGACCCGGCGCGCCGCTCAGGTGCACTCGCCGGTGGCCACCTGCCGGTTGCGCTCGGCGCCGGCCAGGGCCACCGGGCGGGCCTCGGCTGCGGTCACCGCGAAGCCCGTGTTCGGGTCGTCGGACGCCGCCGCGAAGATCACTCCGAGCACCAGGCCGTTGGCGGAGAGCAGCGGACCACCGGAGTTGCCGCTGCGGACCAGCGCCCGGATCGTGTAGATCTCCCGGGTGACGTCGTTCTCGGAGTAGATGTCCGGGCCCTTGATCCGGTCAACGTCGCGGATACGCGCCGACTGCGCGTTGTACGGACCGTCGAGCGGGAACCCGAGCACGATCGCGTCCGAGCCGCTGCCCGCGTTGCCGGCGGCGAACCGCAGGGACGGGCCGGGCAGCCCGGGCACCAGCAGCACGGCCAGGTCCCGGTTCGGGTCGTAGACGACCACCTTGCCGTCGTACCGTTCGCCGCCCAGCTCGACGGCGACCGACCGGGTGCCGGCGACGACGTGCGCGTTGGTCATCACCCGGTCGTCGGCGTAGACGAAGCCGGAGCCCTCGATGCGGCGGGAACAGCTCGGCGCGGAACCGAGCACCTTGACGACCGACTGTTGACCGTTGACCACCACCTGTGAGCCGGCCAGCGCCGGGTCCGGCGGATCGACCTGCCGGGCCCGGGTCGGCGCGAGGTCACCGAAGACGTCCGGGAAGCCGTCGGTGTCGACGGTGTCCTCCAGGGCTGTGGACAACTGGTGGGCCTGCTCGGGCAGGACCCGGTTGACCACCGTGATCAACGCGCTGTTACGGACCGACGCGGCGAGCCAGGGCACCGAGGACGAGCCGAGCGGCACCGCCACGAGCCATGCGAGCAGAAGCACCGCGAAGAGCGAGACCAGCGCCCCGCCGACGTCGTCGACCCGTCTGCCCACGTCGCTGGTGATCGTCTTGCGCAGGTGCGAACCGAGCCAGCCGGCCAGCGCCTGGCCCACCACCGCCAGCCCGAAGATCGCCACCAGCGAGATCAGCACACGGGTGCCGGCGTCCGCGAACTGCCTGGCGAACAACGGCCCGAGCTGGAGACCCAGCAGCAGGCCGAGGAAGAAGCCGGACAGCGACGTGACGCCGATGACGAAGCCCTGGCGGTATCCGCTGATCGCGAACACGAGCATGAGCAGCAGCAGGACGAGATCCACGACGGACACGGGTCAAGCGTACGGGCAGTGCGCCCGCCAGATGACCATCGCTTGCGGATGGTGACCGCGCGGTCAGCGCAAGGCGGTCTCGTCGGCGTCGTCGGTGCCGGCCGACGGTGCCGGGGTCGCCCCGGTCGGCGGAAGCTCCACGACCCGGCTACGCGACCACGGACGGGCCCAGCCGCCCATTTCCAGCAGGGTGGAGAGCACCCCGGCGGTGAAGCCCCAGACGAGCATCCCGCGGGCCGAGAACGCCGGCCCGATCCAGCCGCTGGGGTGCCGGACCCGGAGCCGGTTGGCCGGATCGACGAGTTCGCTGACCGGCAGGCGGGCGACGTGCGCCACCTCGGCCGGTTCGCGGGGGTGCACCGGGTGCGGGTCGTGCCACCAGGCCAGCACCGGCGTGACCACGAAGTCACTGACCGGAATCCACAGCTTGGGCAGCTCGGCCAGCACCGTCACGCTGGTCGGGTCGAGGCCGACCTCCTCGTTGGCCTCGCGCAGGGCGGTGGCTCGGGCGTCGGCGTCCTCCGGGTCGGCCGCACCCCCGGGAAAGGCCGGCTGGCCGGCGTGGTTGCGCAGGGTGGCCGCGCGTTGCAGGACCAGCACGTCCGGGCCCGCGCCGGGCTGCTCGCCGAGCAGCACGAGCACCGCGCTCTCCCGACCGCCCTCGGACGGAGTGGTCAGCCGGGTGAAGTCCTCGGCGCGGGCGGTGCCGAGCCGGGTCAGCAACGGCTCGATCCACTCGGGTGGTCGGCGGGTCACACGGTCACCGTGAGGCCGAGGTGCTGGCGGACCAGCTTGCTGAGCTGGGCGTCGTCGAGCGCGCCGGTGGCGTCGATGTGCCGGACCCGACCGTCGGCGTCGACGAAGAGGGTCAATGGGATGGCGTTGCGCCTCAGCTCGCGTTGCAGCGCCTCCCCCTGGTCGACAAGGATCGGGAATCGCACGCCGAAATCCTCGCCGATGGACTGGGCACCGCTGCGGCTGTCCCGGCTGTTGACCCCGACGACCTGGAGCTGGCCGGCGGCCCGCTCGCTCAGCCGCTGGAAGGCGGGCAGCTCCTTGCGGCACGGCGGGCACCAGGACGCCCACACGTTGATGACCGCCGGCCCTGCCACGTCCGCGAGCGCGACCGGAGCGCCGCCGGTGAAGCAGGACAGCGTCAGTGCCGGCAGCGCCTGCCCACCGGAGGCCGTCGCGCCGGGGGACGCGGTGCCAGCACCGGACGTGTCGGGAGACGCGGGCGGCGTGGTCAGCGTGGCGCAGTCCCGGAACGGCGACGGGCGCTCGGCGGCGGCCGGCCGGGAAGTCGGTTGATCGTCGGCCGGGTCGCTGGTGCAGCCGACGGCGGCCAGCAGCAGCGGGAGGACCAGGAGGGTGAGCGGGCGTTTCACGGCACCTCCGCGGCGACCGCCTGGGCGGGCACCAGTTCCGGGTCGACCCCGGCGGCCACCGCGAGGTCGCGGGCGCGGGGCCCCTTGAGCAGCTTCGCGGCGGCGGCCGGCTCGGTCGGCCCGGTGCCGTACGAGGGGCAGAGCTTGGCGAGCGTGCACGCGCCGCAGGCCGGCTTGCGGGCGTGACAGACCCGTCGACCGTGGAAGATGATCCGGTGCGAGAGCATCGTCCAGTCGCGCTTCTCGTACAGCGCGCCGACCGCGTGCTCGATCTTGACCGGGTCGCTTTCGGCGGTGAGCCGCCACCTGTGCACCAGCCGCTGGAAGTGCGTGTCGACGGTGATCCCCGGGACGTCGAAGGCGTTGCCGAGGATCACGTTGGCGGTCTTGCGGCCGATGCCGGGCAGGGTGACCAGGTCGGCGAGCCGGCCGGGGACAGCGCCGTCGTACCGGTCCACCAGGGCCTGGCCGAGCTTGAGCAGTGAGTCCGTCTTGTTGCGGTAGAAGCCGGTGGGCCGGATCAGCTCCTCCATCTCGCCCCGGTCGGCCCCGGCGTACGCGGCGGCGCTCGGGTAGCGGGCGAAGAGCTTGGGGGTGACCTCGTTGACCTTCTTGTCGGTGCACTGCGCGGAGAGAATGGTGGCGACGGCCAACTCCAGCGGACTGCTGTGGTTCAGCTCACAGTGCGCGTCGGGATGCGTCTCGGCCAGCACCCGGCCGATCTTGCGGGCACGGCGTTTGCGCCCGAGGTCGGTCTCGCTGGCACCGGGAGGGCTACTGGTCACGACGGTCAGCCTACGTCGCGCCCCGGACAGCCCTCGCCGGGTCAGCCGCCGGTCGGCGGCGAGATCCTGCCCTGGCCGTCGAACCGGGCGCCACCCTTGGGGAAGTCGGCGCGGCTCAGCTCGGTGACCAGCCCCAGACCCCGGTCGTCCGGGTCCATCGTCGGCTTGCCGGCCGAGTTCATGTACGTCGAGGTGAACGAGCCACCGGCCCAGCTGCCGTCCGGCTTG
It contains:
- the mycP gene encoding type VII secretion-associated serine protease mycosin gives rise to the protein MAEDVTRVRHSGPSTARRATGRALLGVAAALAVVTPTAAAAPTAAPTGGGQLAGMPMAFAPGDAVARTDQVRDEQWQLDELRAETAWRTSTGRGVTVAVVDSGVDGTHPDLVGQVLPGRDLVGPEGGPGPDPVGHGTTVAGLIAGRNDDKRGVVGLAPDARILPVRVLDKDNRYDDALIVAQGVRWAVDNGARVINLSLGGSGDSPALAAALDYAFVRDVVVIACTGNLATSSSTQVWYPAREPGVIAVAGLERSSDNLWSGSITGRATVLTAPASGLVGAKPPGGYWRVQGTSFAAPLVTATAALVRSRYPQMPAGEVVNRLLATARDIGPTGRDDRFGYGVVDPVAALTADVPPVTVNPLDDQTSPGVTGFGPAPGTADDNPVAGAGSDPLGLSAPHQQSQWTARAAGGQDPSAPKQLWTAVVLLVGLLGGAALLARRLRRRIR
- a CDS encoding phosphatase PAP2 family protein — encoded protein: MRTRRPLSPAPAGRPSWRRRRLDPDHALGLRLTVAAAAAFLILVPFALLTLLVLGAWAPLRRLDNAVTDALHSYAQDHPAWVVLMRIWTEVFAPMPLRAVAVLLVVWLVRRGARRLALWAATTMIVGGLIGPLLKLLVGRDRPELLDPVARAAGYSFPSGHALNATLAAGVLLLVLLPYAGRGLGRAALWVGAVLLTVVTGLSRVALGVHFTSDVLGGWLLGVAVVAATTAAFTSWRAHTGRRPVRPTRDGLAPEVERQPGAA
- a CDS encoding phosphatase PAP2 family protein, with product MSDTMVQIVRRVLLPVSVLFGVMVLLGVLVTRVFARTWPFTVEDAVNRELAADRTGEWNNVSLVFSTLASTQMIVVVTVLVALALRLWLKRWREPLFLCAAVTAQALVFLLTTIAIDRRRPAVEHMDVSPPTSSFPSGHTSAAVALYVGIAVLMALRARSTGAKVAWWALLLVPLGVALTRMYRGMHHPSDVVASFLNGGTCVAIMARAVLDRSVRWGRAKLPSVRRPAMPSPS
- a CDS encoding MarP family serine protease — its product is MSVVDLVLLLLMLVFAISGYRQGFVIGVTSLSGFFLGLLLGLQLGPLFARQFADAGTRVLISLVAIFGLAVVGQALAGWLGSHLRKTITSDVGRRVDDVGGALVSLFAVLLLAWLVAVPLGSSSVPWLAASVRNSALITVVNRVLPEQAHQLSTALEDTVDTDGFPDVFGDLAPTRARQVDPPDPALAGSQVVVNGQQSVVKVLGSAPSCSRRIEGSGFVYADDRVMTNAHVVAGTRSVAVELGGERYDGKVVVYDPNRDLAVLLVPGLPGPSLRFAAGNAGSGSDAIVLGFPLDGPYNAQSARIRDVDRIKGPDIYSENDVTREIYTIRALVRSGNSGGPLLSANGLVLGVIFAAASDDPNTGFAVTAAEARPVALAGAERNRQVATGECT
- a CDS encoding CoA pyrophosphatase, with translation MTRRPPEWIEPLLTRLGTARAEDFTRLTTPSEGGRESAVLVLLGEQPGAGPDVLVLQRAATLRNHAGQPAFPGGAADPEDADARATALREANEEVGLDPTSVTVLAELPKLWIPVSDFVVTPVLAWWHDPHPVHPREPAEVAHVARLPVSELVDPANRLRVRHPSGWIGPAFSARGMLVWGFTAGVLSTLLEMGGWARPWSRSRVVELPPTGATPAPSAGTDDADETALR
- a CDS encoding TlpA disulfide reductase family protein is translated as MKRPLTLLVLPLLLAAVGCTSDPADDQPTSRPAAAERPSPFRDCATLTTPPASPDTSGAGTASPGATASGGQALPALTLSCFTGGAPVALADVAGPAVINVWASWCPPCRKELPAFQRLSERAAGQLQVVGVNSRDSRSGAQSIGEDFGVRFPILVDQGEALQRELRRNAIPLTLFVDADGRVRHIDATGALDDAQLSKLVRQHLGLTVTV
- the nth gene encoding endonuclease III; this translates as MSGARRRLTVVTSSPPGASETDLGRKRRARKIGRVLAETHPDAHCELNHSSPLELAVATILSAQCTDKKVNEVTPKLFARYPSAAAYAGADRGEMEELIRPTGFYRNKTDSLLKLGQALVDRYDGAVPGRLADLVTLPGIGRKTANVILGNAFDVPGITVDTHFQRLVHRWRLTAESDPVKIEHAVGALYEKRDWTMLSHRIIFHGRRVCHARKPACGACTLAKLCPSYGTGPTEPAAAAKLLKGPRARDLAVAAGVDPELVPAQAVAAEVP